A single Megachile rotundata isolate GNS110a chromosome 9, iyMegRotu1, whole genome shotgun sequence DNA region contains:
- the LOC100880458 gene encoding testisin isoform X1 — MDSRYVFRLFVFLILVAARRVSSEYNNLADVPCGQGTFGTRTARLVGGQNAIPHEFPWMVSISRKGGHFCGGTILNSRFVLTAAHCLCSGTSLIPTGQLRVSLGEYNLRGPEVPASKEERVSGVILHPGHKCGKYADDIALLELARPISWSESVKPACLPVATGKPGYSAFGGVLAKAAGWGWFGEDRSKYKRADVLQKVDVRVIENNVCREWYASQGKSTRVEPKQMCAGHEEGGRDSCWADSGGPLMIGSQSGDNMMVVGIVSSGVGCARPRLPGLYTRVSEYVPWISHHVLSI; from the exons ATGGATTCCCGCTACGTTTTCCGACTGTTTGTTTTTCTGATACTCGTTGCTGCCAGACGTGTTTCCAGTGAATATAACAACC TGGCTGATGTCCCATGTGGCCAAGGAACTTTTGGTACACGCACAGCGAGACTGGTCGGCGGACAGAACGCGATACCGCACGAATTTCCTTGGATGGTGAGCATCAGCAGAAAAGGAGGACACTTCTGCGGTGGTACCATTCTTAATTCAAGATTCGTCCTGACCGCAGCACATTGCTTGTGTTC AGGAACATCATTGATCCCAACCGGTCAATTACGAGTGAGTCTGGGCGAGTACAACCTGCGAGGACCGGAAGTGCCAGCGTCCAAAGAAGAGCGGGTATCGGGCGTTATCCTGCACCCCGGCCACAAATGCGGAAAATACGCAGACGATATTGCCCTTCTGGAACTCGCAAGGCCAATCAGTTGGTCGGAGAGCGTGAAACCCGCCTGTTTACCTGTGGCCACAGGAAAACCAGGCTACAGCGCCTTCGGCGGCGTACTAGCTAAGGCCGCCGGCTGGGGCTGGTTCGGCGAAGACAGATCTAAAT ATAAACGAGCGGACGTGTTGCAGAAAGTGGACGTTCGCGTGATCGAGAACAATGTTTGTCGCGAATGGTATGCCAGTCAGGGCAAGTCGACTCGCGTGGAGCCGAAGCAAATGTGCGCTGGCCACGAAGAAGGTGGTCGAGACTCTTGCTGG GCTGACAGTGGCGGACCATTGATGATCGGAAGTCAATCGGGTGATAACATGATGGTGGTGGGAATTGTCTCTTCCGGGGTGGGGTGTGCTCGGCCACGACTTCCTGGTTTATATACTCGAGTCTCGGAATATGTACCTTGGATCTCGCACCATGTACTTTCGATATGA
- the LOC100880458 gene encoding testisin isoform X2 codes for MDSRYVFRLFVFLILVAARRVSSEYNNLADVPCGQGTFGTRTARLVGGQNAIPHEFPWMVSISRKGGHFCGGTILNSRFVLTAAHCLCSGTSLIPTGQLRVSLGEYNLRGPEVPASKEERVSGVILHPGHKCGKYADDIALLELARPISWSESVKPACLPVATGKPGYSAFGGVLAKAAGWGWFGEDRSKYKRADVLQKVDVRVIENNVCREWYASQGKSTRVEPKQMCAGHEEGGRDSCWFDEVKY; via the exons ATGGATTCCCGCTACGTTTTCCGACTGTTTGTTTTTCTGATACTCGTTGCTGCCAGACGTGTTTCCAGTGAATATAACAACC TGGCTGATGTCCCATGTGGCCAAGGAACTTTTGGTACACGCACAGCGAGACTGGTCGGCGGACAGAACGCGATACCGCACGAATTTCCTTGGATGGTGAGCATCAGCAGAAAAGGAGGACACTTCTGCGGTGGTACCATTCTTAATTCAAGATTCGTCCTGACCGCAGCACATTGCTTGTGTTC AGGAACATCATTGATCCCAACCGGTCAATTACGAGTGAGTCTGGGCGAGTACAACCTGCGAGGACCGGAAGTGCCAGCGTCCAAAGAAGAGCGGGTATCGGGCGTTATCCTGCACCCCGGCCACAAATGCGGAAAATACGCAGACGATATTGCCCTTCTGGAACTCGCAAGGCCAATCAGTTGGTCGGAGAGCGTGAAACCCGCCTGTTTACCTGTGGCCACAGGAAAACCAGGCTACAGCGCCTTCGGCGGCGTACTAGCTAAGGCCGCCGGCTGGGGCTGGTTCGGCGAAGACAGATCTAAAT ATAAACGAGCGGACGTGTTGCAGAAAGTGGACGTTCGCGTGATCGAGAACAATGTTTGTCGCGAATGGTATGCCAGTCAGGGCAAGTCGACTCGCGTGGAGCCGAAGCAAATGTGCGCTGGCCACGAAGAAGGTGGTCGAGACTCTTGCTGG TTTGACGAAGTAAAATATTGA